One genomic region from Halobacteriovorax vibrionivorans encodes:
- a CDS encoding polyhydroxyalkanoate synthesis regulator DNA-binding domain-containing protein has translation MNDVRIIKRYQNRKLYDTHQSCYVTLEEIAQIIREGHEIQVIDNKTKNDITYMTQIQLLFDQEKKSTKPGDVELLKRVIRGEEGTFTGYIRGLEGIEAPVVEEAPAQSFNSFNSAANLNSSVETTTTLN, from the coding sequence ATGAATGATGTAAGAATTATTAAAAGGTACCAAAACAGAAAACTTTATGACACTCATCAAAGTTGCTACGTGACTCTTGAAGAGATCGCTCAAATCATCAGAGAAGGTCACGAGATTCAAGTAATTGATAACAAAACAAAGAATGACATTACTTACATGACTCAAATCCAACTTCTTTTTGATCAAGAGAAAAAATCAACTAAGCCAGGTGACGTTGAACTTCTTAAGAGAGTTATCCGTGGTGAAGAAGGTACATTCACTGGTTATATTAGAGGACTAGAAGGAATTGAAGCTCCAGTAGTTGAAGAAGCTCCAGCTCAGTCTTTCAACTCTTTCAACAGTGCAGCAAACCTAAACTCTTCTGTTGAAACTACGACTACTTTAAACTAA